A stretch of Aedes aegypti strain LVP_AGWG chromosome 2, AaegL5.0 Primary Assembly, whole genome shotgun sequence DNA encodes these proteins:
- the LOC110676190 gene encoding hepatitis A virus cellular receptor 1-like, producing the protein MKLFIIFLTALVATAQSEFNGYTYSTPTCQLQTPTYITSTVVSTNYQTIKIPTNPSTQYVTRVSTIIQTSAFTETVPVYNTITRTNTVTRTAPPLPPTTIYNTVTQPPQVSTVVSTIVRPTPVYQTIRDVVTVTQPPIVLPPQTIVRTLTQPPVTSYQTSVVTQTVPVVTRITNVVNVPGPTITLPPVTATRTQTLPPVTRFSTSYLTTTTPVIQYSTVTLPPVTRTLPAETVLRTTTLPPVTTTSTSIIATPTPVYRTIVQTVTTSLPPLPPSTRVIYSTVVQPPVIQTVQLTSTLIKRDTQIITRTITSTASIPVPEYVTKTIQLPPVTKTEICKPTNAYLPTKPDNEYLPQFKEQRGADYQPRYNDIYQY; encoded by the coding sequence aaattgttcataatatttttaacaGCCCTAGTGGCTACAGCTCAATCCGAGTTCAATGGATACACCTATAGCACGCCAACATGCCAACTGCAGACGCCGACATATATCACCTCTACTGTCGTTAGCACAAACTACCAAACCATAAAAATACCGACCAACCCAAGCACCCAATATGTCACTAGAGTTTCTACAATCATCCAAACGTCCGCCTTCACGGAAACTGTTCCAGTTTACAACACAATAACACGTACCAATACTGTTACGCGAACTGCACCTCCTCTACCACCAACGACAATCTACAACACTGTTACTCAGCCTCCTCAAGTTTCAACTGTAGTTTCCACTATTGTCAGACCAACTCCAGTATACCAAACAATCAGGGATGTTGTGACTGTCACCCAACCTCCAATTGTTCTTCCTCCACAAACTATTGTAAGAACTCTTACGCAGCCCCCAGTAACCTCATATCAGACTTCTGTAGTCACACAGACTGTTCCTGTTGTAACTAGAATTACAAATGTGGTGAACGTACCTGGACCAACCATTACTCTGCCACCAGTGACTGCCACTAGAACTCAAACTTTACCTCCGGTAACGCGGTTCAGCACTTCCTACCTTACAACCACCACACCAGTTATTCAATACTCAACTGTCACTCTTCCACCTGTTACACGTACGCTTCCCGCTGAAACTGTTCTTAGAACAACGACCTTACCTCCAGTAACAACAACATCCACCTCTATCATTGCTACACCTACTCCAGTCTACCGTACTATCGTTCAAACTGTAACTACTTCACTGCCACCTCTGCCACCAAGCACTCGGGTAATCTATTCTACCGTTGTTCAGCCTCCGGTAATCCAAACCGTTCAGCTGACAAGCACTTTGATCAAACGTGACACCCAGATTATTACGCGCACCATCACAAGCACTGCTTCTATCCCTGTTCCTGAGTACGTCACAAAGACCATTCAACTGCCGCCAGTGACCAAGACTGAAATTTGTAAACCTACAAACGCCTACCTACCGACGAAACCTGACAACGAATACCTCCCTCAATTCAAAGAACAACGTGGTGCTGACTATCAGCCTCGCTATAATGACATCTACCAGTATTGA